The proteins below come from a single Amphiura filiformis chromosome 15, Afil_fr2py, whole genome shotgun sequence genomic window:
- the LOC140171258 gene encoding LOW QUALITY PROTEIN: follistatin-related protein 5-like (The sequence of the model RefSeq protein was modified relative to this genomic sequence to represent the inferred CDS: inserted 1 base in 1 codon), translating to MKMRELISTVVLIVAVVCSVAESRPKDTLTHHRRRHQETQYRGESSDYLGSDPCATKACQKGSNCRVNALGEAECVCKTVCKSSHRPVCGSDGVIYDNHCELHRAACLKQQKISITHDSECFIKDTADGCNEDELEDFKYALIGHYRAQFNSPFEAEDPMLPPSSKKYVVSLILNHYDSTXDDLLTAREIYDAINLDKIKALSDKCSFFDILRIYDANSDKMMNADEMYDAFAIRTVKLLDSLRERVTVANAGESVALACDIEIDDKGDIVWERNGVLLSDVVDLDGIKLYGEFGDGALHFTRVAVMHTGTYLCYAEGYSEIKQSHSLEVHVAPTVDVCPRSQLRSLESEATLQCYAQGVPQPSKVWKKSESVLSATDKLHIEDGNTTLRIESMDYPDTGIYKCLASNVAAEHEATASLFIQQNYHGMDHGPLHVYYVFHKDGINIFDPDNCGFRHSIPASHPLPDLPGTLCSETSASGEEKKGCSWGDAVNVKGRYVYATQPGQNRIIIIDARLQQIHEVIRLDNVPVSLNYIPYLDAVWMLCSAIDDHEGEHTIQVIQKASKTIPRHSSIHTQPIQNRIDLVQAIFIPQAQIANEGEYRFGYVIHSEVMGISKINLAEMKPASDIDLTQHNCHPDAVAFISVRGYVIVSCKQTEDALGKQVILDYISDAVIHVHDNVKGIPYVSPDGRFIVSSDNAHGYIYVQKVSPTGAIKTAFEVSTNLGVSDIAFFATKSASHTYDIFATSRERADVLFVDLESGKVKMIPDVFQPISADDWPWDQHNRRIYNSGIFGAHLASAAENKIVLIDGKQKSLHCNVEDIGLGNVMVWVGDC from the exons ATCCATGCGCAACAAAAGCATGCCAGAAGGGGAGTAACTGTAGGGTAAACGCCCTCGGAGAAGCGGAGTGCGTGTGTAAAACAGTGTGTAAATCAAGTCACCGTCCCGTTTGTGGCTCAGATGGTGTGATTTACGATAACCATTGCGAACTACACAGAGCAGCCTGCCTGAAACAACAGAAGATTTCCATTACTCATGATTCAGAGTGTTTTATTAAAGATA CAGCCGACGGATGTAATGAAGATGAACTGGAGGATTTCAAGTACGCCCTCATCGGCCATTATCGCGCTCAATTCAACAGTCCATTTGAAGCAGAAGATCCAATGTTACCGCCAT CAAGTAAAAAATATGTGGTTAGTTTAATCTTGAACCACTACGACTCAA AAGACGACTTATTGACAGCTCGTGAGATATACGACGCCATCAATCTGGATAAGATCAAGGCTTTGTCTGACAAGTGTTCGTTTTTTGACATTCTGCGCATCTATGATGCTAATAGCGATAAGATGATGAATGCGGACGAGATGTATGATGCGTTTG CCATCAGGACAGTGAAGCTGCTAGACAGTTTACGAGAACGCGTGACAGTCGCTAACGCTGGTGAAAGCGTAGCCTTAGCGTGTGACATAGAAATTGATGATAAAGGGGATATTGTCTGGGAAAGGAACGGAGTCTTACTGTCAGATGTGGTCGACTTGGACGGGATTAAG TTGTATGGTGAATTCGGCGACGGCGCATTACATTTCACTAGAGTAGCTGTGATGCATACAGGAACTTATTTGTGTTATGCGGAAGGATATTCAGAAATTAAGCAGAGTCATTCACTTGAAGTACACG TTGCCCCTACGGTAGACGTCTGCCCAAGGTCTCAGCTTCGGTCACTCGAGAGTGAAGCCACGCTTCAATGTTATGCCCAGGGTGTACCACAACCTTCAAAAGTTTGGAAAAAGAGTGAATCTGTCTTAAGTGCAACTGATAAATTACACATAGAGG ACGGCAACACAACTCTTCGCATTGAGTCAATGGATTACCCCGATACAGGCATCTACAAATGTCTTGCATCGAATGTAGCCGCTGAGCACGAAGCAACCGCCTCACTCTTCATACAACAAAATTATCACG GTATGGATCACGGCCCACTCCATGTTTACTACGTATTCCATAAGGACGGCATAAATATCTTCGACCCCGATAACTGTGGGTTCAGACATTCCATTCCGGCTTCACATCCTCTTCCGGATCTTCCGGGGACTTTGTGTTCGGAGACTAGCGCGTCAGGGGAAGAGAAGAAAGGATGCTCGTGGGGCGACGCTGTCAATGTGAAAGGACGATATGTTTATGCAACACAGCCAGGTCAAAATAGGATAATTATTATTGATGCTAGGTTACAACAGATTCACGAG GTCATTCGCCTGGATAACGTACCAGTTTCCCTGAATTACATTCCCTACCTCGACGCAGTGTGGATGCTGTGTAGTGCTATTGATGACCATGAAGGAGAGCATACAATCCAG GTCATTCAGAAAGCAAGTAAAACCATTCCACGTCACTCATCGATACATACACAACCGATACAGAATAGAATAGATTTGGTACAGGCAATCTTTATACCTCAGGCACAAATTGCAAATGAAG GCGAATACAGGTTTGGTTACGTTATCCACAGTGAAGTAATGGGTATCTCGAAAATCAACTTAGCCGAAATGAAACCAGCATCAGATATCGATCTCACCCAACACAACTGCCATCCAGATGCAGTTGCTTTTATTTCCGTCAGAGGATATGTCATCGTCAGTTGTAAACAAACTGAAGATGCCCTTGGAAAGCAAGTCATCTTAGATTACATCAGTGATGCTGTGATACACGTGCATGACAACGTCAAAGGCATTCCGTATGTATCACCAGACGGCAGATTCATTGTCAGCAGTGACAACGCTCATGGATATATTTATGTGCAGAAGGTTTCACCAACCGGAGCTATTAAAACAGCTTTTGAAGTCAGTACAAATCTTGGGGTTAGTGACATTGCCTTCTTTGCAACAAAATCTGCTTCACATACGTACGATATATTCGCCACGTCACGTGAGCGCGCCGATGTCTTATTTGTTGATCTAGAAAGCGGGAAAGTTAAAATGATCCCGGATGTCTTTCAGCCGATAAGTGCCGATGATTGGCCCTGGGATCAACATAAtcggcgtatttataacagcggCATATTTGGCGCGCATCTTGCATCGGCTGCTGAGAATAAAATCGTTCTTATTGATGGTAAACAGAAATCCTTGCATTGTAATGTTGAAGATATAGGACTTGGCAACGTTATGGTGTGGGTTGGTGACTGTTGA